In Xylocopa sonorina isolate GNS202 chromosome 3, iyXylSono1_principal, whole genome shotgun sequence, one genomic interval encodes:
- the LOC143422123 gene encoding uncharacterized protein LOC143422123 isoform X2: MAYRGVKGSDPFVSKTSRNERFAQMSKQEQIIQQKKLEIQAKMQEQKAKEAVENLKKTNALAPNLIGNKTNSIKIEDEKPTAPQTINLFANDGSFLDQFKKIANNKGTAKTDSMFSSKLDERKEERKDSAQDKERNKNNDRSKEWENRRDRRRDDSRWEKGSDKRHSSSSSPSPTRRPTSQSPEARRSFNQVTSNGQRTQHNHQQFLSRNGNPSPVPSLASQPVMHMTGVPPPNIRNVVTNVPPPDLSKMPPPKSMCNTYPGLEDRSGDPRMQISPPHMIRPPPPPPPLPVQPIPPNTNIPPPNMHISRTVPPNLQSLPPPPSIPLAPSLSSSSLTPQTSSSPSLMLSSPPPPPPLLSLPPSSSSCSTSSSSSIPYSSSTNSSSLTSTALQLPSSLTTSSSSSPSLSLSLSSSSSTPLSLPSLSSTLLVSSDSSVSDTQQHVLTTGRQCGVPSTAPLQPTNLPPPNIPIPNLLPTMTQQMPPNRMSIPASQTIVVSVPNASNVPNVPPPNVIPPVMMSAPPPPVRNVPSNINSVPPPNLNVPPPSLIQNAGPPPSLMSTSYPLPNQVAQVPMGPPNIQVPPPVRPMTGLRASEQLEAEQLARIVADCGDEIEQEAREKNAQDPKLWFLHQKQSAAYLQYRGLVAKFRAEKSLKESKNSGAEPYCPEEALSDNDESEQAPIANKHILAQERKRERENENNSADRSKEDSKDERKRKRRSRWGDPDNKVPIQEISTLTSQNKQQSSSSITQPGIAIPGQIGQPAVIIPSAKVQRAEPKNPMLTKISRNDPALIQYARQTFGTLDLSEEQWKKAEDHYKINLLYQNLLRKREEVRRLEAQGKHKYEYDSDEETEGGTWEHKLRSAEMEATQMWAEELTAQAEGKHHIGDFLPPDELKKFMEQYNAVKQGKEPDLSDYKEYKLKEDNIGFQMLQKLGWSEGQGLGSEGNGRIDPINKATNRFDSAGLGSERPDGVSRDDDEFDAYRKRMMLAYRFRPNPLNNPRRPYY; the protein is encoded by the exons ATGGCGTATCGTGGTGTGAAAGGTTCTGATCCATTTGTCTCGAAAACATCGCGAAATGAACGTTTCGCGCAAATGTCAAAGCAGGAACAAATTATTCAACAGAAGAAACTCGAAATACAAGCAAAAATGCAAGAGCAAAAAGCGAAAGAAGCCGTGGAAAACTTAAAAAAGACTAATGCATTAGCCCCGAATTTGATAGGAAATAAAACGAATTCTATCAA AATAGAAGACGAAAAGCCGACAGCACCACAAACGATTAATTTATTTGCCAACGATGGAAGTTTTTTGGATCAGTTTAAAAAAATTGCAAACAATAAGGGTACTGCAAAAACAGATTCAATGTTTTCTTCAAAATTGGAtgaaaggaaggaagaaagaaaggacagTGCACAGGACAAAGAACGAAATAAAAATAATGATAGAAGTAAAGAATGGGAAAACAGAAGAGATCGCAGAAGAGACGATTCCCGTTGGGAAAAGGGTTCTGACAAGAGACACAGTTCTTCGTCCAGTCCATCTCCTACTAGACGTCCAACATCTCAAAGTCCAGAAGCCAGACGTTCATTCAATCAAGTGACATCTAACGGACAGCGCACGCAACATAACCATCAACAGTTTCTCTCTCGAAATGGAAATCCATCTCCTGTTCCTTCCCTCGCGTCTCAGCCTGTAATGCATATGACTGGTGTGCCACCGCCTAACATAAGGAATGTGGTAACCAATGTACCACCACCAGATTTGTCAAAAATGCCACCTCCAAAAAGTATGTGTAATACTTATCCTGGGCTGGAAGATCGTTCAGGTGATCCAAGAATGCAAATATCGCCACCGCATATGATTCGTCCACCACCACCTCCACCTCCTCTTCCTGTGCAACCTATTCCACCAAATACCAACATCCCTCCACCAAACATGCACATTTCTCGGACAGTACCTCCTAATTTACAAAGTTTACCACCACCTCCGTCAATCCCATTAGCGCCTTCGTTATCTTCGTCATCATTAACACCACAAACATCATCATCGCCGTCGTTAATGTTGTCatcgccaccgccaccgccaccctTGTTATCATTGCCACCCTCGTCCTCTTCCTGTTCTACTTCCTCATCTTCCTCAATCCCATATTCATCTTCAACTAACTCTTCTTCACTTACATCAACGGCGTTACAACTTCCATCATCACTAAcaacatcgtcatcgtcatcaccGTCATTATCATTATCCttatcatcgtcgtcgtcgacccCTTTGTCATTACCTTCACTATCGTCCACGTTATTGGTGTCATCAGACTCGTCTGTGTCAGATACGCAACAACACGTGCTAACAACCGGACGCCAGTGCGGTGTACCATCTACCGCGCCATTACAACCTACGAATCTACCGCCCCCGAATATTCCCATCCCAAATTTATTACCGACAATGACGCAACAAATGCCACCAAACAGAATGTCGATTCCGGCCTCACAGACAATCGTAGTCAGTGTACCAAACGCGTCGAACGTACCGAACGTTCCTCCGCCGAACGTAATACCACCTGTGATGATGTCCGCTCCACCACCGCCAGTTCGGAACGTGCCGTCGAATATAAATTCAGTACCACCACCGAATTTGAACGTTCCGCCTCCTTCCTTAATTCAAAACGCCGGGCCGCCGCCTTCGTTGATGTCGACCAGTTACCCTCTTCCCAATCAAGTCGCTCAGGTACCTATGGGACCGCCTAACATACAAGTGCCACCACCAGTGAGACCAATGACTGGTCTACGGGCCTCTGAACAGCTAG AGGCTGAGCAGCTGGCACGCATCGTCGCTGACTGTGGGGACGAAATCGAACAGGAAGCGCGAGAGAAGAATGCCCAAGATCCTAAATTGTG GTTTCTGCACCAAAAGCAAAGTGCAGCCTATCTGCAGTACAGGGGGTTGGTGGCAAAGTTTCGCGCCGAGAAATCCCTCAAGGAAAGTAAAAACAGTGGCGCGGAACCCTACTGTCCAGAAGAAGCTCTCAGCGATAACGACGAAAGCGAACAAGCTCCTATCGCTAACAAACATATTTTAGCGCAAG AGAGGAAACGTGAAAGGGAAAATGAAAATAATTCAGCAGATCGATCAAAAGAAGACAGTAAAGATGAACGTAAACGAAAAAGACGTAGCCGCTGGGGTGACCCAGATAATAAGGTGCCTATACAAGAGATAAGTACGTTAACCAGTCAGAATAAACAGCAGAGCAGTAGCAGCATCACACAGCCAGGCATCGCGATTCCTGGACAAATTGGACAACCCGCTGTTATAATTCCATCGGCGAAAGTGCAACGCGCAGAACCGAAGAATCCAATGTTGacgaaaatatcgagaaacgatCCGGCCTTGATACAATATGCTCGACAAACTTTCGGCACACTGGATCTTAGCGAAGAACAATGGAAAAAGGCCGAAGACCATTACAAG ATAAATCTTCTATATCAAAATTTATTGAGAAAAAGGGAAGAAGTCAGACGTTTAGAAGCACAggggaaacataaatatgaatatGACAGCGATGAAGAAACTGAAGGTGGTACTTGGGAGCACAAACTCAGGTCTGCTGAGATGGAGGCTACTCAAATGTGGGCGGAAGAGTTGACAGCCCAAGCCGAAGGGAAACATCATATCGGTGATTTCTTACCACCAGATGAGCTTAAAAAGTTTATGGAACAATATAATGCAGTCAAACAAGGGAAAGAGCCCGATCTTAGCGATTACAAGGAATACAAGTTAAAAGAGGATAACATAG GATTTCAAATGTTACAAAAACTTGGTTGGAGCGAAGGACAAGGATTAGGTAGCGAAGGAAACGGTCGCATCGACCCCATTAATAA AGCAACCAATAGATTCGATAGTGCTGGTTTAGGTTCTGAAAGGCCAGACGGTGTATCTAGGGACGACGATGAATTTGACGCCTACAGAAAGAGGATGATGCTCGCCTATAGATTTAGGCCTAATCCTTTG AACAATCCTCGACGACCTTATTATTGA
- the LOC143422154 gene encoding uncharacterized protein LOC143422154 isoform X2: MTEEVNNVASCKWSMEEREKMLATGTLEQKKEAFKDDEELMRETAKFVSEVIETATTEASKRKLCSEVSDVAIFRRLKGIDSIAGWNHRARGFCSRVLNALCPCFTKLFAWTPYRYRFTRP; this comes from the exons ATGACCGAGGAAGTGAACAATGTAGCTTCTTGCAAATGGAGCATGGAGGAACGGGAAAAGATGTTAGCTACTGGAACGCTGGAACAAAAAAAGGAGGCCTTCAAAGATGATGAGGAATTAATGAGAGAAACGGCCAAGTTTGTAAGCGAAGTGATAGAAACGGCAACTACGGAAGCATCGAAGAGGAAATTGTGTTCGGAGGTAAGCGACGTAGCAATTTTTCG TAGACTGAAAGGTATCGATAGCATCGCTGGCTGGAATCATCGTGCACGTGGATTCTGCAGTCGAGTATTGAACGCGCTCTGTCCATGTTTCACAA AATTATTCGCCTGGACACCGTACCGGTATCGCTTCACAAGACCCTAA
- the LOC143422154 gene encoding uncharacterized protein LOC143422154 isoform X1 encodes MTEEVNNVASCKWSMEEREKMLATGTLEQKKEAFKDDEELMRETAKFVSEVIETATTEASKRKLCSEVSDVAIFRRLKGIDSIAGWNHRARGFCSRVLNALCPCFTSNELFAWTPYRYRFTRP; translated from the exons ATGACCGAGGAAGTGAACAATGTAGCTTCTTGCAAATGGAGCATGGAGGAACGGGAAAAGATGTTAGCTACTGGAACGCTGGAACAAAAAAAGGAGGCCTTCAAAGATGATGAGGAATTAATGAGAGAAACGGCCAAGTTTGTAAGCGAAGTGATAGAAACGGCAACTACGGAAGCATCGAAGAGGAAATTGTGTTCGGAGGTAAGCGACGTAGCAATTTTTCG TAGACTGAAAGGTATCGATAGCATCGCTGGCTGGAATCATCGTGCACGTGGATTCTGCAGTCGAGTATTGAACGCGCTCTGTCCATGTTTCACAAGTAATG AATTATTCGCCTGGACACCGTACCGGTATCGCTTCACAAGACCCTAA
- the LOC143422123 gene encoding uncharacterized protein LOC143422123 isoform X1, which yields MAYRGVKGSDPFVSKTSRNERFAQMSKQEQIIQQKKLEIQAKMQEQKAKEAVENLKKTNALAPNLIGNKTNSIKIEDEKPTAPQTINLFANDGSFLDQFKKIANNKGTAKTDSMFSSKLDERKEERKDSAQDKERNKNNDRSKEWENRRDRRRDDSRWEKGSDKRHSSSSSPSPTRRPTSQSPEARRSFNQVTSNGQRTQHNHQQFLSRNGNPSPVPSLASQPVMHMTGVPPPNIRNVVTNVPPPDLSKMPPPKSMCNTYPGLEDRSGDPRMQISPPHMIRPPPPPPPLPVQPIPPNTNIPPPNMHISRTVPPNLQSLPPPPSIPLAPSLSSSSLTPQTSSSPSLMLSSPPPPPPLLSLPPSSSSCSTSSSSSIPYSSSTNSSSLTSTALQLPSSLTTSSSSSPSLSLSLSSSSSTPLSLPSLSSTLLVSSDSSVSDTQQHVLTTGRQCGVPSTAPLQPTNLPPPNIPIPNLLPTMTQQMPPNRMSIPASQTIVVSVPNASNVPNVPPPNVIPPVMMSAPPPPVRNVPSNINSVPPPNLNVPPPSLIQNAGPPPSLMSTSYPLPNQVAQVPMGPPNIQVPPPVRPMTGLRASEQLVCPVEAEQLARIVADCGDEIEQEAREKNAQDPKLWFLHQKQSAAYLQYRGLVAKFRAEKSLKESKNSGAEPYCPEEALSDNDESEQAPIANKHILAQERKRERENENNSADRSKEDSKDERKRKRRSRWGDPDNKVPIQEISTLTSQNKQQSSSSITQPGIAIPGQIGQPAVIIPSAKVQRAEPKNPMLTKISRNDPALIQYARQTFGTLDLSEEQWKKAEDHYKINLLYQNLLRKREEVRRLEAQGKHKYEYDSDEETEGGTWEHKLRSAEMEATQMWAEELTAQAEGKHHIGDFLPPDELKKFMEQYNAVKQGKEPDLSDYKEYKLKEDNIGFQMLQKLGWSEGQGLGSEGNGRIDPINKATNRFDSAGLGSERPDGVSRDDDEFDAYRKRMMLAYRFRPNPLNNPRRPYY from the exons ATGGCGTATCGTGGTGTGAAAGGTTCTGATCCATTTGTCTCGAAAACATCGCGAAATGAACGTTTCGCGCAAATGTCAAAGCAGGAACAAATTATTCAACAGAAGAAACTCGAAATACAAGCAAAAATGCAAGAGCAAAAAGCGAAAGAAGCCGTGGAAAACTTAAAAAAGACTAATGCATTAGCCCCGAATTTGATAGGAAATAAAACGAATTCTATCAA AATAGAAGACGAAAAGCCGACAGCACCACAAACGATTAATTTATTTGCCAACGATGGAAGTTTTTTGGATCAGTTTAAAAAAATTGCAAACAATAAGGGTACTGCAAAAACAGATTCAATGTTTTCTTCAAAATTGGAtgaaaggaaggaagaaagaaaggacagTGCACAGGACAAAGAACGAAATAAAAATAATGATAGAAGTAAAGAATGGGAAAACAGAAGAGATCGCAGAAGAGACGATTCCCGTTGGGAAAAGGGTTCTGACAAGAGACACAGTTCTTCGTCCAGTCCATCTCCTACTAGACGTCCAACATCTCAAAGTCCAGAAGCCAGACGTTCATTCAATCAAGTGACATCTAACGGACAGCGCACGCAACATAACCATCAACAGTTTCTCTCTCGAAATGGAAATCCATCTCCTGTTCCTTCCCTCGCGTCTCAGCCTGTAATGCATATGACTGGTGTGCCACCGCCTAACATAAGGAATGTGGTAACCAATGTACCACCACCAGATTTGTCAAAAATGCCACCTCCAAAAAGTATGTGTAATACTTATCCTGGGCTGGAAGATCGTTCAGGTGATCCAAGAATGCAAATATCGCCACCGCATATGATTCGTCCACCACCACCTCCACCTCCTCTTCCTGTGCAACCTATTCCACCAAATACCAACATCCCTCCACCAAACATGCACATTTCTCGGACAGTACCTCCTAATTTACAAAGTTTACCACCACCTCCGTCAATCCCATTAGCGCCTTCGTTATCTTCGTCATCATTAACACCACAAACATCATCATCGCCGTCGTTAATGTTGTCatcgccaccgccaccgccaccctTGTTATCATTGCCACCCTCGTCCTCTTCCTGTTCTACTTCCTCATCTTCCTCAATCCCATATTCATCTTCAACTAACTCTTCTTCACTTACATCAACGGCGTTACAACTTCCATCATCACTAAcaacatcgtcatcgtcatcaccGTCATTATCATTATCCttatcatcgtcgtcgtcgacccCTTTGTCATTACCTTCACTATCGTCCACGTTATTGGTGTCATCAGACTCGTCTGTGTCAGATACGCAACAACACGTGCTAACAACCGGACGCCAGTGCGGTGTACCATCTACCGCGCCATTACAACCTACGAATCTACCGCCCCCGAATATTCCCATCCCAAATTTATTACCGACAATGACGCAACAAATGCCACCAAACAGAATGTCGATTCCGGCCTCACAGACAATCGTAGTCAGTGTACCAAACGCGTCGAACGTACCGAACGTTCCTCCGCCGAACGTAATACCACCTGTGATGATGTCCGCTCCACCACCGCCAGTTCGGAACGTGCCGTCGAATATAAATTCAGTACCACCACCGAATTTGAACGTTCCGCCTCCTTCCTTAATTCAAAACGCCGGGCCGCCGCCTTCGTTGATGTCGACCAGTTACCCTCTTCCCAATCAAGTCGCTCAGGTACCTATGGGACCGCCTAACATACAAGTGCCACCACCAGTGAGACCAATGACTGGTCTACGGGCCTCTGAACAGCTAG TGTGTCCCGTAGAGGCTGAGCAGCTGGCACGCATCGTCGCTGACTGTGGGGACGAAATCGAACAGGAAGCGCGAGAGAAGAATGCCCAAGATCCTAAATTGTG GTTTCTGCACCAAAAGCAAAGTGCAGCCTATCTGCAGTACAGGGGGTTGGTGGCAAAGTTTCGCGCCGAGAAATCCCTCAAGGAAAGTAAAAACAGTGGCGCGGAACCCTACTGTCCAGAAGAAGCTCTCAGCGATAACGACGAAAGCGAACAAGCTCCTATCGCTAACAAACATATTTTAGCGCAAG AGAGGAAACGTGAAAGGGAAAATGAAAATAATTCAGCAGATCGATCAAAAGAAGACAGTAAAGATGAACGTAAACGAAAAAGACGTAGCCGCTGGGGTGACCCAGATAATAAGGTGCCTATACAAGAGATAAGTACGTTAACCAGTCAGAATAAACAGCAGAGCAGTAGCAGCATCACACAGCCAGGCATCGCGATTCCTGGACAAATTGGACAACCCGCTGTTATAATTCCATCGGCGAAAGTGCAACGCGCAGAACCGAAGAATCCAATGTTGacgaaaatatcgagaaacgatCCGGCCTTGATACAATATGCTCGACAAACTTTCGGCACACTGGATCTTAGCGAAGAACAATGGAAAAAGGCCGAAGACCATTACAAG ATAAATCTTCTATATCAAAATTTATTGAGAAAAAGGGAAGAAGTCAGACGTTTAGAAGCACAggggaaacataaatatgaatatGACAGCGATGAAGAAACTGAAGGTGGTACTTGGGAGCACAAACTCAGGTCTGCTGAGATGGAGGCTACTCAAATGTGGGCGGAAGAGTTGACAGCCCAAGCCGAAGGGAAACATCATATCGGTGATTTCTTACCACCAGATGAGCTTAAAAAGTTTATGGAACAATATAATGCAGTCAAACAAGGGAAAGAGCCCGATCTTAGCGATTACAAGGAATACAAGTTAAAAGAGGATAACATAG GATTTCAAATGTTACAAAAACTTGGTTGGAGCGAAGGACAAGGATTAGGTAGCGAAGGAAACGGTCGCATCGACCCCATTAATAA AGCAACCAATAGATTCGATAGTGCTGGTTTAGGTTCTGAAAGGCCAGACGGTGTATCTAGGGACGACGATGAATTTGACGCCTACAGAAAGAGGATGATGCTCGCCTATAGATTTAGGCCTAATCCTTTG AACAATCCTCGACGACCTTATTATTGA
- the LOC143422150 gene encoding uncharacterized protein LOC143422150 has translation MDEFLTILATKLLNARSENIIQEDFYIRGVALIERIKLLCSLIENNTRRYSDEEITRNANLCDLAKNIEKATLDVTQWTLALQKERSDFDQFQRNIETNRKAIKAAKQNIEGNFAEIIRMQTAEFSSKVLHVNFKSAMRKKSIENEIKLFDLGLKIFDDINGLRMNDVYNERNKVRKRCLDQIAKYDRDIALLYTHKISLTTRKDCIKKECVTIQNQLIGQRILYKQLKEERELNIKKAFLAKLEQFRRNHAAKIIQQSWKSYCASKSWRKRKGRK, from the exons AtggatgaatttttaacgatactCGCAACAAAG CTTCTAAATGCCAGAAGCGAAAATATAATCCAAGAAGATTTTTATATCCGAGGAGTGGCGTTGATTGAAAGAATTAAGTTGCTTTGCTCTTTGATCGAGAATAATACGCGACGATATTCGGATGAGGAAATAACCCGGAATGCTAACTTATGCGACTTGGCAAAAAACATCGAGAAAGCTACACTGGACGTGACAC aATGGACGCTGGCACTTCAAAAAGAAAGATCAGATTTTGATCAGTTTCAGCGAAATATTGAAACGAATCGGAAAGCAATAAAAGCTGCAAAGCAGAATATCGAAGGAAACTTTGCGGAAATAATAAGAATGCAAAC CGCAGAATTCTCATCGAAGGTATTGCATGTAAATTTTAAGAGTGCAATGCGGAAAAAATCTATTGAAAACGAAATAAAACTTTTCGATCTAGGATTGAAAATCTTTGATGACATAAACGGATTAAGAATGAATGACGTATATAACGAACG taataaAGTGAGGAAACGATGCTTGGATCAAATTGCAAAATACGACAGAGATATAGCATTACTTTATACGCATAAAATCAGCCTTACAACCAGAAAGGATTGCATAAAAAAAGAATGCGTTACTATTCAG aaTCAACTTATTGGGCAACGTATTCTCTATAAACAATTAAAAGAGGAACGTGAACTGAATATAAAAAAGGCATTTTTAGCAAAACTAGAACAGTTCCGTCGAAATCATGCGGCAAAAATTATTCAACAAAGTTGGAAATCATATTGTGCAAGCAAGTCTTGGAGGAAACGGAAAGGCAGAAAATGA